CACGCTCCGGCGGACCCGCATGATCGGCCTCAGTGATGATCTTCGCTCCCGGTCGGTCCTGCCTGAGGGGCAGGACGGACCCCGCCGACCGGAGGGCTCCGACCGGCCGCGACCCTCCGGCTCGGTACCGCGTCGCCCGGAGTCGCCGGCCTGCCGCCGATCCCTCAGCGCAGGTCGCGGCGCATCAGGACCCGCGGGTGCCCGGCCAGTACCGAGGTGGTGTCGGCGACGTGGACGAACCCGGCGCGTTCGAAGTTCGCGCGGAGCCCCGCGTACGCCATCGTCAGGTCGACCCGGGCCCCGCCGTTGTCCAGCGGGTACGCCTCGACGACCGGTGCGCCCTGGGCCCGGGCGAAGTCGACCGCACCGGCGATGAGGGCGTGCGAGATCCCGCGCTTCCGGTGACCCGGGCGGACGCGGACGCACCACAGTGACCAGACCGGCAGGTCGTCGATGTGCGGGATCTTGCGGTTGCGGGCGAAGGACGTGGCGGAGCGCGGCGCCACGGCGGCCCAGCCGACCGGCTCGTCACCGTCGTACGCGATCACGCCCGGCGGGGGCGCGGTGCGGCAGAGCTCGGCGACGTACGCGCCGCGGGCCGGGCCGCGCAGCTCGTTGTTGGCCTTGGACGGGAGGCGGTAGCTCAGACACCAGCAGACGTTCGCGTCCGGTGACTTGGGCCCGACCAGGGTCCGGACGTCCTCGAACACGGTGGCCGGGCGCACGTCGATGGTCATGGGACCACGGTGCCACGGCCGCGACCGCGGCGCGTCCCGGCCGGACCGCCCTCGCCGACGCCGTCACCGACGCGGAGCCCCCGCCCTACCGGCCGGGCGACCGATGTCGACGGGACGTCAGACACATCTCTCGCTCAACCAGGCGGTGAAGTCCGCCGTCCACGACGTGGCCATCCGCACCGACGTGGTCGTCGAGCCGCGCAGTGCCAACTCCTGCTCCCACGAGGCGTGGTTGCCGGAGGCCGCGGGGGGCGGCTCCTCCCAGCCGATCCCGTCGACCCAGTAGGGGTGGCCCGTGAGCGAGGAGGCGAGACCGGCCTCGAGGACGCGCCGTTCGAGCTCCGGCTTCAACGTCGCGTCATGCGTGTAGATCATGATGTGCTGCGAGCCGACCCGCTCCACCATGGGCGAG
This portion of the Streptomyces changanensis genome encodes:
- a CDS encoding GNAT family N-acetyltransferase, whose product is MTIDVRPATVFEDVRTLVGPKSPDANVCWCLSYRLPSKANNELRGPARGAYVAELCRTAPPPGVIAYDGDEPVGWAAVAPRSATSFARNRKIPHIDDLPVWSLWCVRVRPGHRKRGISHALIAGAVDFARAQGAPVVEAYPLDNGGARVDLTMAYAGLRANFERAGFVHVADTTSVLAGHPRVLMRRDLR